The Leishmania panamensis strain MHOM/PA/94/PSC-1 chromosome 23 sequence DNA window TTCCACTGTTCCTGCTAGCAGCGAACCGCCTCCTTTATGttggcctctccctctccactctgTGAACGCTTGCCACTCCGACCCCTCCCTTGTTGGCAGCGCGGGGCGGAGCGCTGCTTTGCGAAGAGTTTCCGATCACCCTAAGGACGCTGTGCGCAACATAAACACGCGGAGGAGTAGACGAACACGCGCTCGTCAGTGCCTCTGTGTGGCATCGCCCAGCCATCACGCACGTCCCCCTGCACTGCATGAGTGGGCGTcgtcttcccctctctgtgtctcctCGTACCTTTGAGTGGGGCtgggagaggtggtggccaTGTCATCCGCCTCCCTGGCCTTTGAGCCGCCAACTGTGGTGGCAGTCTTCGCGTCGCACGCGGTGTTGTGCTGGGAGCAGCCGCGCACACCACACGCCAAGTCCTTCGTGAGACACATTGCGTGGGAGTACCAGATCGAGTACAACTGCTCCTGCAGAGCACGACAGCAGCCGTACCGCACCACGGGCAGTGACACGTTTGTTCTTTTGGCTACCCCACACGTGGGCGAGACGTACTATGTCCGAGTGGTGGCCAAGTCCAGTCTTGCAGGATCCACTACTGGGCTTTCCTCCGCCAAGGTCGCCTTCACAGCGTCCTGCAACGTGGGAATACCCTGGCGCTGCGCTTCCCGGCCGCCGGTGTGCGTCTTCGATGCGCTTTACCTCGCTGCAAACGTGGCAGCCGGTGGCATCTCGGCGCTGAGAGACGCCCGCAGCTCCACGATAGACCACGCGGCAGAGCTCGACGGGGAGCATCTCTGCTACACCCTCGAGGGCGATGTTGCTGTGCATTCCTATCGCATCGTTTACAGTGACACCTCTGCACTACCGATCGGGCAGGCAAGGACGGTATACTACATGGTGGCCACAGCGCGGCTGCACGCAGggaggcgcacctgcgcaaTGGAGTTGCTGAGCATGATACAGCACGAGGGGGCGTCACTCGTGTTCTGCGGGGTGGGGGACAGCGGGCGTCTCGCTCTACGCGCCGCGCTTTCATTCTTGTCGTTCCTCACGACAGCGTGCCCTGCTCTCTGCACGTCAGTCTTTTGCATCACCTACGGAACGTCCCGCTTGTTGTTAAAGGAAGGACCACGTCTGCTGGCACACACTCTCCCGTTAAGTGGGCAACTCCTGCACTTCACCCAGCTGCCACTGATCGATGACGCCCTTCCCATATGGGACATGGCGGCCCTGTCGCAACGGGGCTCTGGCGTTGCTTCCGACACACCACCGCTAGGCTACGCAAACGGGTTTTACCGCAACATGCTCTTGGGGGTGCAGTGCCGGGTGATGGACGGAACTGGCCTgcacttttctctctcatcgCCGGACCAGCTACTTACCGTggcggaagaggcggaggtaTTTGACGCGGCGGGGCAGCTACGCGCGTTGTTAGGGCTCTTCTTTCCATCGTCGCCGCGGTGGCTATCGCCGTCTGTTGCCTCCGTCAGGTGCCGCACCGAaggaccgctgctgcacgtggtCGTGGAGGGGACTAACTTGCACTACTGCCCTCGGGTGACGCTGGCACCGTCGTATCAGCGCGGCACTGCGCTCTTCCCGCGCGTCACAGCGAGCACACCGCTCCAGCTCGAGTGCACCGCCTGTCTCTTGCCTTGGGCTCAGCAGTGCGTAGCTGATGATGACTTGTGTGACGCGATTGCATCGGGCGTATCGGCGTTCCTTCTTGTGCAAACGTCCATGGGCACGGCCTTTTCGCCAGGGCTGGCGACAGTGGCACTCCCAGAGGACCTGCTCGAACTGTTtcgcgcggcgcagcaagACTCCGCACCGTGGAGTGGCGAGGCAGCACCGGGGCTTGTTGAGTGCGccttgcagctgcagccgctttACGCCTTGGCGAGCCCCGACGTCACCATCTCTCCGACAGCCATGAGCAACGTACTGCATAATCCACTTTTCGAGCTCCTCTGCACtctcgcctctgccgctgaggTCGTCCTCTCACCTAAATATGCCGATTCAACAGCCAAGCCTGGTAGCGGCATGCTGGGCCTCATTCACAGTGTTTCGGCTAGGCTGTCCTCTAGGAAGGCGGACACGCGGGCGGACGCGGTACCAGCACTTCATGTGCCCGGTATCGAGGCGACTTTACTGAAGAACGCGCTGAAAGAGTGGAAGGGTGTCGGTTTCACCGGCATCGAGGCGTGGACATCGCGATGCGCCTcgtggaggcagcggctcTTTTACgggctgccgctcttgcgTGAGACCGCATACCGCAACACACTTATGCGAATGCTCCATACATtcgacggtggcgcagaaGTTGGCGATGATGCCCCGCTCGCCTGCATTGAGGCGTACTTGTACGCCTACACGAAGTACCACATTAGAGCCGCGCAGCCTTCTCCAGTGCACATGGATAAGTCGCTGTGCAGCGAACTCTCTCTTAGCAGCTTCTATGGAGCGGTCGCTCCGATCTTCAAGACCGAGGACAGCTCGGCTTCCGGTTCACCACTGCCGTACCTGCGCGAGTCGATGTTACTGTGGGCACTCTGCCACTGCTTCGAGCTGCGGCGTGAGGTGGCGCGAACGACATTCTGCTGCAATGTGGGGTGTGCAGGGTGCGGTGTGTCGACGCTCTCCACGAGCATCTCATCACTGCTGCATCGCGAGGAGGCACGGCGCTATTCGCGCTGTGGGACGTTCTTCCGCACCGTCCAGTGCCGCGTCGCATCAAGTCGCCTACCGGCTATTCACTTAGCTGCACAGACGGGTGTGCGGTGTTGCGTCTTCCTGGCGGGGGAGGTGACAGACCTGACGAGGCCTCAGTACACCTCAATGGGCGTTCGCATCCAAGAGCACTTGACCTATGCCGGGCAGCATCTCTTCCGAGTGGCCACAAAGGCAGACGAGCACCTCCAAGGTTCCTCGAacctgcgcgaggagctTGCGAGCGATGCATCGGTAGCTGCCTTGATGTCACGGATGGGTGCtgagtgggtgggcgggTGTGGCTcagaggtgcagcgactGGTGGTCGCACTTGCCCCATCGACCTCTCGCCTTGTGGAGCTCATTGCCTGCAGCCCTGTCGAGGCGGAGCAGTACGCGCAGAGACTGCGCTCCTACTCGGAGGCACTTCTCTTAGACTGTCTCCGCTTCGGCATTCTTCGAGGGGACGCCAACTGCACGAAGGTGGCTTAGCTGCCTGCTGCAATGGCAACGGATGCTCACGTAGTTGAATCTCATCGGGATGAGGTGCTGCAAGGTTATCAACGTTTTCACCGccgcacgtacacacgtgGGGGGAAAACGAGCGTCGGTGTACAGTGCGTGTTTTGTGAAACGCAGCGTCGGCCTGGCGTGAATCGGAGAGCGCGCGTCCGTGGCTTTGTGGGAAGGGGAGTAGACACCTTCCAGCCACGTTATAAGAAGGAccactgctactgctgctgctgctccatcaCGTGAACCTTCAGGTACCGGGGTGCGGCTCtgccccctttctctctatACAGCCACGCTGTGCTATGGATAAGTTGCCACGTGTCTTGTGAGTGAGGCATTCCCGTTGCATCAGTCTTGTCACTGCAGCGATTGACGGCGTTCTCTCTGCCCTTTTGGCTCTGTTGGTGTTGCTACAGAGGAAGGATGGACTGAGCGGGAGGACTGGAGAAGATATacgcacacctgcacctgCATGTGCGCGTACTTGAAGGCGGcatcgctcttctccttcccccacGCCAGCACAaattacccccccccccccactctccacTACCTTCGCACTCCTTGGCACCTGCAGCTTATGTGTGGGGCTCAGACAGCGCCTGTCTTCCCAGTTTTGCCGACGGACTTAGCTTCTGCCTATTTTCCTTTCTGTTCGTAAGGGGTGGCAGAGTACGGGCGGTACTGTACTGCCTCTCATTCCTCACTGATATATCCTCCTActactctctccctctgcacgtctccttttccctctcctctttggcTCTATTGCCCACTCGTTTGCTGTGGAATGTGCCCGCGTTTTACCGCCGAGGCGTCGTTAACCGGGCAACCTCCGCTAAGAAACTGCGCGCTCACCAATACGGCCGAAGAACTGACACTCGCTTCATCGCTGTTGGCCTGTGCACGCAGAGGAGCTCTCATCAACTCtcgcagtgtgtgtgtgtgtgtctgtccgCAAGTCTACGTGCCTTTCTGAGGTGCAAAAGCTGAGGAAAAGGCGCTAATAAGATGGACAGTGACCCACGAGTGAGCGCCCTACAGTGGGAGGTGACAAAAGAGGCCTCGGCGTCGCCCAAGACGTGGGCAGAGCTGGCccgcaccactgctgcggccgcAGCAACTAATCCGGTGGAAAGAGTGAACGCTGTGACGCTGGTGTACGAGCGCGCCTTACGTGCATTTGCCTCTTCCTACAAGCTATGGAGGGCCTACATCAGGTATCGCCAGCAGGAGACCCGTAGGCTGTGTGGGCCGAGCGAGTGGTTCCAGGCTATGCGCGAGGTTTATGAGCGGGCGTTGGCAGAGCTTCCGACGATGCCGATGCTCTGGGTCGATTACATGGAGTTTGTCGTTGCCTCTGAAGTGCCGCGTGTGACAATGACGCGGCACATACTAGCTCGTGCCTtagcagcactgccagcgACGCAACATCATCATCTCTGGAGGGTCGCAAAGCGCTGGTGCGCTATGCCCGTCGTGCCAAGTGCTACAGTACAGGCCGTCTGGCGACTTTACCTGTCCTTCCAGCGCTCGCTGCATGCAAGGCGGGAATACTTTCAGGTCCTCGTGCAGAAAGGCGACTTCAATGCGTTCTTGCAGGAGTGTGTACACCTGGGGCTGCCCAACAAGTTGGACAAGGGCGCCGTCGAGCAGCGTGACTTGCTCTTTGGCGACGTGAGCTTTTGGGAGACGGTGCAGACGGCACTGCAGAGTAAGGGCTGGCGCTTCACAGGCGATATTGACccgctgcgcgagctggTCGCCCTCGGAAAacagcgctgcgcctcccCGGTCGAGCTCTCAATGGCCTTTGCCATTTTCCTTTACGGTCAGGGAAACATGCGAGAGGGACGACAGGAACTTCAGGGGCTTCTAGACGCGGCACCTGAGGCGCAGACGCTGACTTCGCTTTACCACCTTGCCGTGGAGGTGGAAGACCAACTCGTGGAGTCTTTCGCGGTGGACCCCAATCTCAAGCACCTCGACGACGCCACGTACAAAAGGGTGGTGCAGCATCTCTTTGGTGACGGCGACCCACTCAGCCACCTCGAGCGACTTGTGCACGATTTTCCGCTGCTCCTCAACCAGGCGCAGCTCAGGAACAGCCCCCACAATGCGGCACTGTGGCTGAAGCGTGTGGAGCTCGTGCAGGAGGACGTTTACGCAGGCCGCTCCACCTTTGACGATCTTGTCGCACTATATCGACAGGCTATTCAGCAGTGCACTGCGGGGATGTCGCGTGTggatggcgcggcggcgcagctgttcTTTTCCTGTGCCCAGGCTTTCATTCGTGGCGGCAAGCTGGACAGCGCTACGTTGGTGCTCAGTGAAGGGGCGTGGTACGTACCTTTTACCAGTGCCGCGCTCAACGTGCAGCTTCTTGGTCTTCTTGTGGAGGTTCAGCTCATGTCTTCCGCGTCACCCTTGTCAGTGAGGGATGCGCTGGCGGAGAGACTGACCAGCGGTGCTCGTAGTGGCGGTTCAAAGCGCGGCCGAAACGGGCTTCTGCAGTCGAATGCAGCACTACCCCATGTGGTacaccacccacacgcatgGATCCTGTGGTGCGACGTGTGCGCTGCCTACGACGCGACCAATGCGACCGCTTGGCAGAGCCTTGTCGAGACGCTTTCCAGCTCGCCTGCCTTCTCTGCTGAAGCCGCCTGCTATGTAGCACACAAGGCCTACGTGTGCAGACAAGAGTCCATTGCCGTCATGGTGCTAGAGAGAGCCGTTGCTGCCACGCGGCAGCAACCTACCGCGCAGCTGTTTGTGCTGGAGCAGTACCTCTCCTTCCTGTACGTCCGTGACGGCGGGAAAGTGCCGCTACATCAGTTTCGCGAGGTGTTCAGCCTCGTGCAGCAAGCCACCCCGGTCGCCATACGCACTGCACCATCGGCCGTCATCGACTTGC harbors:
- a CDS encoding hypothetical protein (TriTrypDB/GeneDB-style sysID: LpmP.23.1820) — its product is MSSASLAFEPPTVVAVFASHAVLCWEQPRTPHAKSFVRHIAWEYQIEYNCSCRARQQPYRTTGSDTFVLLATPHVGETYYVRVVAKSSLAGSTTGLSSAKVAFTASCNVGIPWRCASRPPVCVFDALYLAANVAAGGISALRDARSSTIDHAAELDGEHLCYTLEGDVAVHSYRIVYSDTSALPIGQARTVYYMVATARLHAGRRTCAMELLSMIQHEGASLVFCGVGDSGRLALRAALSFLSFLTTACPALCTSVFCITYGTSRLLLKEGPRLLAHTLPLSGQLLHFTQLPLIDDALPIWDMAALSQRGSGVASDTPPLGYANGFYRNMLLGVQCRVMDGTGLHFSLSSPDQLLTVAEEAEVFDAAGQLRALLGLFFPSSPRWLSPSVASVRCRTEGPLLHVVVEGTNLHYCPRVTLAPSYQRGTALFPRVTASTPLQLECTACLLPWAQQCVADDDLCDAIASGVSAFLLVQTSMGTAFSPGLATVALPEDLLELFRAAQQDSAPWSGEAAPGLVECALQLQPLYALASPDVTISPTAMSNVLHNPLFELLCTLASAAEVVLSPKYADSTAKPGSGMLGLIHSVSARLSSRKADTRADAVPALHVPGIEATLLKNALKEWKGVGFTGIEAWTSRCASWRQRLFYGLPLLRETAYRNTLMRMLHTFDGGAEVGDDAPLACIEAYLYAYTKYHIRAAQPSPVHMDKSLCSELSLSSFYGAVAPIFKTEDSSASGSPLPYLRESMLLWALCHCFELRREVARTTFCCNVGCAGCGVSTLSTSISSLLHREEARRYSRCGTFFRTVQCRVASSRLPAIHLAAQTGVRCCVFLAGEVTDLTRPQYTSMGVRIQEHLTYAGQHLFRVATKADEHLQGSSNLREELASDASVAALMSRMGAEWVGGCGSEVQRLVVALAPSTSRLVELIACSPVEAEQYAQRLRSYSEALLLDCLRFGILRGDANCTKVA
- a CDS encoding hypothetical protein (TriTrypDB/GeneDB-style sysID: LpmP.23.1830); its protein translation is MDSDPRVSALQWEVTKEASASPKTWAELARTTAAAAATNPVERVNAVTLVYERALRAFASSYKLWRAYIRYRQQETRRLCGPSEWFQAMREVYERALAELPTMPMLWVDYMEFVVASEVPRVTMTRHILARALAALPATQHHHLWRVAKRWCAMPVVPSATVQAVWRLYLSFQRSLHARREYFQVLVQKGDFNAFLQECVHLGLPNKLDKGAVEQRDLLFGDVSFWETVQTALQSKGWRFTGDIDPLRELVALGKQRCASPVELSMAFAIFLYGQGNMREGRQELQGLLDAAPEAQTLTSLYHLAVEVEDQLVESFAVDPNLKHLDDATYKRVVQHLFGDGDPLSHLERLVHDFPLLLNQAQLRNSPHNAALWLKRVELVQEDVYAGRSTFDDLVALYRQAIQQCTAGMSRVDGAAAQLFFSCAQAFIRGGKLDSATLVLSEGAWYVPFTSAALNVQLLGLLVEVQLMSSASPLSVRDALAERLTSGARSGGSKRGRNGLLQSNAALPHVVHHPHAWILWCDVCAAYDATNATAWQSLVETLSSSPAFSAEAACYVAHKAYVCRQESIAVMVLERAVAATRQQPTAQLFVLEQYLSFLYVRDGGKVPLHQFREVFSLVQQATPVAIRTAPSAVIDLHVSCAYMEAAIGLYGTAVRMMQEISLVAVAALRGRDEYLRILQAILEHSITFTEQRKGYDAVRKYCGALVQRLQHALLLQRVALHWASIEKRSGNTAQAHLILDACGDSQDPSTEHGEVYWRLWESLCTSVEEFEKVARRRQQASMRFGKRESTKGSG